The following are encoded in a window of Pseudomonas multiresinivorans genomic DNA:
- the paaD gene encoding 1,2-phenylacetyl-CoA epoxidase subunit PaaD, with the protein MQPGELITSDRGARAGTADDLSRAWNVLGAVMDPEVPVVSVVELGIVRGLDWQDGHLHVVVTPTYSGCPATEVIEQDIQHALEHAGFAAPQLERRLSPAWTTDWISDSGRQALRDYGIAPPAGSTSKRSLLGETPEVRCPQCGSLHTEQLSQFGSTACKALYRCIDCREPFDYFKCI; encoded by the coding sequence ATGCAACCTGGTGAGCTGATTACCAGCGACCGCGGCGCGCGCGCCGGCACGGCTGACGACCTCAGCCGCGCCTGGAACGTGCTCGGCGCGGTGATGGACCCGGAAGTGCCAGTGGTCAGCGTGGTCGAACTGGGCATCGTGCGCGGGCTCGACTGGCAGGACGGGCACCTGCACGTGGTGGTCACCCCGACCTACTCCGGCTGCCCGGCCACCGAAGTCATCGAGCAGGACATCCAGCACGCCCTGGAGCACGCCGGCTTCGCCGCGCCGCAACTGGAGCGCCGCCTGAGCCCGGCCTGGACCACCGACTGGATCAGCGACAGCGGCCGCCAGGCGCTACGCGACTACGGCATCGCCCCGCCGGCCGGCAGCACCAGCAAGCGCAGCCTGCTTGGCGAGACCCCGGAAGTGCGCTGCCCGCAGTGCGGCAGCCTGCACACCGAGCAGCTCAGCCAGTTCGGCTCCACTGCCTGCAAGGCGCTGTACCGCTGCATCGATTGCCGCGAGCCATTCGATTACTTCAAGTGCATCTGA
- the paaC gene encoding 1,2-phenylacetyl-CoA epoxidase subunit PaaC codes for MNPNSDKIEYLLRLADSALIQGQRLCEWCGHAPALEEELALMNVGLDLVGQARNWYEYAVELLDDGRDADHLAFRRDERAFRNLLLVEQPNGDFAVTIAKQFLYDAWHFHVLHALSSSSDERIAAIAAKGLKEVTYHLRRSSEWMQRLGDGTEESHARMLAAIPQVWRFTVELCNADEVEQRLSAEGVAPNPEELAAAWKAKVADIFAAATLPLPEPAVNFYLSGRRGLHTEHLGILLAEMQFLQRAYPDATW; via the coding sequence ATGAACCCGAATTCTGACAAGATCGAATACCTGCTGCGCCTCGCCGACAGCGCCCTGATCCAGGGTCAGCGCCTGTGCGAATGGTGCGGCCACGCCCCGGCCCTGGAAGAAGAGCTGGCGCTGATGAACGTCGGCCTCGACCTGGTCGGCCAGGCGCGCAACTGGTACGAGTACGCCGTGGAACTGCTGGACGACGGCCGCGACGCCGACCACCTGGCCTTCCGCCGCGACGAACGCGCCTTCCGCAACCTCCTGCTGGTCGAGCAGCCGAACGGCGACTTCGCCGTGACCATCGCCAAGCAGTTCCTCTATGACGCCTGGCACTTCCACGTGCTGCACGCCCTGAGCAGCTCCAGCGACGAGCGCATCGCCGCCATCGCTGCCAAGGGCCTGAAGGAAGTCACCTACCACCTGCGCCGTTCCTCCGAGTGGATGCAGCGTCTGGGCGACGGCACCGAGGAAAGCCATGCGCGCATGCTCGCGGCGATCCCGCAGGTATGGCGCTTCACCGTCGAGCTGTGCAACGCGGATGAAGTGGAACAGCGCCTGTCCGCCGAAGGCGTCGCGCCGAACCCGGAAGAACTCGCCGCCGCCTGGAAAGCCAAGGTTGCCGACATCTTCGCCGCCGCGACTCTGCCGCTGCCGGAGCCCGCAGTGAACTTCTACCTCAGCGGCCGCCGTGGCCTGCACACCGAGCACCTGGGCATCCTCCTGGCCGAGATGCAGTTCCTCCAGCGGGCCTACCCCGATGCAACCTGGTGA
- the paaB gene encoding 1,2-phenylacetyl-CoA epoxidase subunit PaaB gives MSEWTLFEVFVRSKHGLNHKHVGSVHAADAAMAIENARELYTRRNEGVSLWVVPSALITASSPDEKDPLFDPAQDKVYRHASFYELPPEVGHM, from the coding sequence ATGTCCGAATGGACCCTTTTTGAAGTGTTCGTCCGTAGCAAGCACGGCCTGAACCACAAGCATGTCGGCAGCGTCCATGCCGCCGACGCCGCCATGGCCATCGAGAACGCCCGCGAGCTGTACACCCGCCGCAACGAAGGCGTGAGCCTGTGGGTCGTGCCCTCCGCGCTGATCACCGCCTCCTCCCCCGACGAGAAGGACCCGCTGTTCGACCCGGCGCAGGACAAGGTCTACCGCCACGCCAGCTTCTACGAGCTGCCGCCCGAAGTCGGCCACATGTGA
- the paaA gene encoding 1,2-phenylacetyl-CoA epoxidase subunit PaaA, with amino-acid sequence MYAQLVETGVKRIKALDEMSPEERAFQEKIDAEIKIEAKNWMPDAYRQTLIRQISQHAHSEIVGMLPEGNWVTRAPTLKRKLQLMAKIQDEAGHGLYLYSAMETLGADRDAEIAKLHSGKAKYSSIFNYPTLNWADMGAVGWLVDGAAIVNQVVLQRTSYGPYSRAMIRICKEESFHQRQGYEILLTMMRHGNQAQKDMVQDAINRLWWPALMMFGPSDADSPNSAQSMAWKIKRQSNDELRQRFVDQTVPQLELLGCTAPDPDLKWNEERGHYDFGDIQWEEFYEVLKGNGPCNTERVATRRKAIEDGAWVREAAVAYARKQQQKKDAA; translated from the coding sequence ATGTACGCACAACTGGTTGAGACCGGCGTGAAGCGCATCAAGGCGCTGGACGAGATGTCGCCGGAAGAACGCGCCTTCCAGGAGAAGATCGATGCCGAGATCAAGATCGAGGCGAAGAACTGGATGCCCGACGCCTACCGCCAGACGCTGATCCGGCAGATTTCCCAGCACGCCCACTCCGAGATCGTCGGCATGCTGCCCGAGGGCAACTGGGTGACCCGCGCGCCGACCTTGAAGCGCAAGCTGCAGCTGATGGCGAAGATCCAGGACGAAGCCGGCCACGGCCTCTACCTCTACAGCGCCATGGAAACCCTGGGCGCCGACCGCGACGCCGAGATCGCAAAGCTGCACAGCGGCAAGGCCAAGTACTCGAGCATCTTCAACTACCCGACGCTGAACTGGGCCGACATGGGCGCGGTGGGCTGGCTGGTGGATGGCGCGGCGATCGTCAACCAGGTGGTGCTGCAGCGCACCTCCTACGGCCCCTACTCGCGCGCGATGATCCGCATCTGCAAGGAAGAGAGCTTCCACCAGCGCCAGGGCTACGAAATCCTCCTGACCATGATGCGCCACGGCAACCAGGCGCAGAAGGACATGGTCCAGGACGCCATCAACCGCCTCTGGTGGCCGGCGCTGATGATGTTCGGCCCGAGCGACGCCGACTCCCCCAACAGCGCCCAGTCCATGGCCTGGAAGATCAAGCGACAGAGCAACGACGAACTGCGCCAGCGTTTCGTCGACCAGACCGTGCCGCAACTCGAACTGCTCGGCTGCACCGCCCCGGACCCGGACCTGAAGTGGAACGAGGAACGCGGCCACTACGACTTCGGCGACATCCAGTGGGAAGAATTCTACGAAGTGCTCAAGGGCAACGGCCCGTGCAACACCGAGCGCGTCGCCACCCGCCGCAAGGCCATCGAAGACGGCGCCTGGGTCCGCGAAGCCGCGGTCGCCTACGCCCGCAAACAACAACAGAAGAAAGACGCCGCCTGA